One region of Plasmodium vivax chromosome 7, whole genome shotgun sequence genomic DNA includes:
- a CDS encoding hypothetical protein, conserved (encoded by transcript PVX_099085A), whose amino-acid sequence MAKGLRSKVKRRFRTIKRIHVNEIIEKPNVVKLHNKIKRSNKSKNAQDDLIRPPNKFLYPDDERAVIPQHKPPKVIDFRSEALPLSGFANVGNRRKYNLSEKMEIKNHYGNTPGFFDNMELNKLIEDMHKRSVEVMSTLSKGNDAQG is encoded by the exons ATGGCCAAGGGACTACGGTCGAAGGTTAAGCGGAGGTTCAGGACGATCAAGCGAATCCACGTGAATG AGATTATAGAAAAGCCCAATGTAGTCAAACTGCACAACAAGATAAAACGATCGAATAAGAGCA aAAATGCACAGGATGATTTGATTAGACCACCCAACAAGTTCCTCTACCCAG ATGACGAACGAGCGGTGATACCGCAGCACAAACCCCCAAAGGTGATCGACTTCCGGTCCGAAGCGTTACCCCTGTCAG GATTCGCCAACGTGGGAAACAGGCGCAAGTACAATTTGAGCgagaaaatggaaataaaaaatcactACGGGAATACGCCCGGTTTTTTTGACAACATGGAGCTGAACAAGCTAATCGAAGACATGCACAAGCGGTCAGTGGAGGTTATGAGCACCCTTTCGAAGGGTAACGATGCGCAGGGGTGA
- a CDS encoding hypothetical protein, conserved (encoded by transcript PVX_099100A) has translation MMTSPHVGCKKIAISGYSAEGGRSDAGSSGGRNSESITESGGIGRIGGINHVNPVCAANRPGEREPAAPNCLGEPTSSPTLHSTCGDLSDEVILKKYDRILLIEKYTKYDNLKKQGFKDDYILRNFFSIYISHFTHTLIVNNVINILRTKYRSHVSILKAYKRNIENICISSSGIFSPDAIFSVGGDGTYLESAHIIANKYIVDDNSGGEKKHIELVGINSDPRGSEGKLCLEYFHVDPENEINYTYESFGEFEQIYNKKKKKKNFIFTDVSNFIKNLKERGEKANGMRSDHGDKHQMGETDFKDVNAMERIAQNGSLSYDGDDANERSSAVEKGPGGGNSRTVKAVEGEELRRSSQAGDAGDAGDAGDAGDAGDAGDAGDAGDAGDAYQYGDADHAGHADRAGHRLPRNDPRSFLPISAEEYARNTLKCFFETNKHRKLHRKYITVYIKRCNEQEGKTYRSINEVYIYEAVKNNICTYINIDNKMVKKLKSTALLITSGTGSTAWAYNVNKIDKKKMKNIIDEFVRIQNDVVKENIQPINYDAFSEYINNSICFHPSSKHMKCIVKEPVENSVYDSTDHVYNCQYVNIRTCTSNTIVYIDGIYNIKIQPNDSVILHIKEGDFIVTYK, from the exons ATGATGACGAGTCCGCACGTGGGTTGTAAGAAAATCGCCATAAGTGGCTACTccgcggaggggggaagaagcgacgCCGGAAGCAGTGGGGGAAGGAACTCCGAAAGCATCACCGAAAGCGGCGGAATCGGCCGAATCGGCGGCATTAACCATGTTAACCCCGTGTGCGCCGCTAACCGCCCTGGCGAAAGGGAGCCCGCGGCGCCCAACTGTCTGGGGGAACCCACCTCCAGTCCCACGCTGCACAGCACCTGCGGCGACCTCTCAGATGAagtcattttaaaaaaatacgatcGAATTTTATTAATCGAAAAGTACACCAAATAtgacaatttgaagaagcaaGGATTTAAGGACGATTATATtttgagaaattttttttctatttacaTTTCTCACTTTACACATACCCTCATAGTAAATAATGTGATTAACATTTTGAGGACCAAGTACAGGTCGCACGTGTCGATACTGAAGGCGTATAAGCGGAACATTGAGAACATCTGCATCAGTAGCTCCGGGATTTTTTCCCCGGACGCGATTTTCAGCGTGG GCGGAGACGGAACGTACCTCGAGTCCGCGCACATCATCGCGAACAAGTACATCGTAGACGACAACTCcggaggggagaagaagcacatTGAGCTGGTCGGAATCAACAGCGACCCCAGGGGATCTGAAGGGAAGCTCTGCCTGGAGTACTTCCATGTAGACCctgaaaatgaaataaactACACATATGAATCATTTGGAGAGTTCGAGCAAAtttacaacaaaaaaaaaaaaaaaaaaaatttcatcttCACGGATGTGtccaattttataaaaaatctCAAAGAGAGAGGGGAGAAGGCAAACGGGATGAGGAGTGACCATGGCGATAAGCATCAAATGGGAGAGACTGACTTCAAAGATGTGAATGCGATGGAGCGAATCGCGCAGAATGGCAGCTTGAGTTACGACGGTGATGACGCAAATGAGCGCAGCAGTGCGGTTGAGAAGGGGCCCGGGGGAGGGAACAGCCGCACGGTGAAGGCGGTCGAAGGGGAGGAGCTGCGGAGGAGCAGTCAAGCTGGAGATGCGGGTGATGCGGGTGATGCGGGTGATGCGGGTGATGCGGGTGATGCGGGTGATGCGGGTGATGCGGGTGATGCGGGTGATGCTTACCAATATGGCGATGCTGACCATGCTGGCCATGCTGACCGTGCTGGccaccgcctcccccgcaACGACCCGCGCAGCTTCCTCCCCATCAGCGCGGAGGAGTACGCCAGGAACACGCTCAAGTGCTTCTTCGAGACGAACAAGCATCGGAAGTTGCACCGGAAGTACATCACGGTGTACATCAAAAGGTGCAACGAACAAGAGGGAAAAACATACAGAAGCATTAACGAGGTCTACATATACGAGGCAGTCAAAAATAACATCTGcacatacataaatatagataacaaaatggtaaagAAGCTGAAGAGTACCGCTCTGTTGATTACAAGTGGGACGGGGTCCACTGCATGGGCATATAatgttaacaaaattgacaaaaaaaaaatgaaaaatattattgacGAATTTGTACGTATACAAAATGATGTGGTGAAGGAGAATATACAGCCCATCAATTATGATGCCTTTTCTGAGTACATAAATAATTCCATTTGCTTCCATCCCAGTAGCAAACATATGAAGTGTATTGTGAAAGAGCCCGTGGAGAATAGCGTCTACGACTCTACCGACCATGTGTACAATTGCCAGTATGTGAATATACGCACCTGCACGAGCAATACCATCGTGTACATCGACGGCATATACAACATTAAGATTCAGCCCAACGACTCGGTCATTCTGCACATCAAGGAGGGCGACTTCATCGTCACGTACAAGTAG
- a CDS encoding hypothetical protein, conserved (encoded by transcript PVX_099110A), whose protein sequence is MEQHTVLKEIKQSKNNCEAFFERHFRGLLPNGRGAEHEKEEEEEGISTEESEELQKRVHSLWGEVKAEKEYIDGEINAEVEDYRGMAILMKTHVEAMQVEMGKLFSNIDVADGKVSAGGGHHWKGGTSFSSDSGRSANAEVGRLHEMGEADEAHQMDESHELEGILRKSIDAKGRLENIKRGLLFLKAFPSLKKNMNELFLIVKNVQLDVNEKVKKAIILHSNLLYINEHEEIISYFKIYVPSIDVCIYSSEFFDNFFGLLNDILASFLSDENASPVDSTRILQIYVQTFRTYLKFVHLYVYPEGYLVEEITKKIVHFIVGNFRKTFLKFTQSESGGAVHNAVINYYEYFTTFVEEHQAAMRRLVRQLCKEVAPDCGVSGVSGVSGEGGQVAAEDGERGEVAQVAQHEEDFLVRLYKEAIQVVGPFVGEQAKQLREDKSGAIKRKGAATHKIMDALSVSVNILSNSPLLIGKKNMLSRIINEATFMSDDVMAEHVVSLSDASQFDMHCFEEVNTKVSTFDRNDIMAENKLHTFFTQLEEDITKIIEKKKKEINTKEMFNSPFFKFIPFFSFTFCHDTEFLLLFINVYNFVYEIIYNMKDQIRRKKEENEKRRKQNLAGIHDDESRYLSMKEDLDSSSEVIQYVKTVMMTFIQIVNTFVNITKLYESFGKFLFERTLGHFTSRSLLNVISKRYLSRRGKYPPGVDLNIGHVHAYFEKGDFPTVNPPAGAERRKARPGERHAEGERAEERHAEEERGASPTEHNATSPAEQEAPSPDGEPPRGVAAEVQAEEKPNEPNEPRELDELECGKHLLKSSLCKLNDIKSTIIKNVIHFALIPLYDYTNRYTAKVGALPRKEETVESLDPEENICFIVETVFLYIHTFHEHGNKHLTDLLFEQIAEMFLSSVGSIRHLNESALRQLQADTQYFINVCKRLKVRNYKPFFLFSCSLSFVLARGGRDGGRDGSGNGSGDGIRGDASAVRAEVHAYLSECAMREGQEGKEQEQGQEQEHEQRQEQRQERGSAHPFGITSDDAATAQAHVARLLSCLQ, encoded by the coding sequence ATGGAGCAGCACACCGTCTTGAAGGAGATAAAACAAAGCAAGAACAACTGCGAGGCCTTCTTTGAACGGCACTTTAGGGGGCTCCTACCAAATGGGAGGGGGGCCGAACATGagaaagaggaggaggaggaggggatCAGCACAGAAGAATCGGAGGAATTACAAAAGAGAGTCCACTCATTGTGGGGAGAAGTAAAAGCGGAGAAGGAGTACATAGATGGGGAGATAAACGCAGAGGTGGAGGACTACAGGGGGATGGCCATCCTTATGAAGACACATGTGGAGGCTATGCAGGTAGAAATGGGGAAACTGTTCAGTAACATTGACGTGGCGGATGGGAAGGTGTCTGCTGGGGGGGGCCACCATTGGAAAGGCGGCACCTCATTCAGCAGCGATAGCGGCAGGAGTGCGAACGCAGAGGTGGGCCGCCTCCACGAAATGGGTGAAGCGGACGAAGCCCACCAAATGGACGAATCTCACGAACTGGAGGGCATCCTCAGAAAAAGCATCGACGCGAAGGGCAGGCTGGAGAACATCAAACGGGGGCTGCTCTTTCTGAAGGCGTTCCCCTCcctaaagaaaaatatgaacgaattatttttaattgtaaaaaatgtacagcTAGACGTAAatgaaaaggtgaagaaggcaaTAATTTTACACTCCAATTTGCTCTACATAAATGAGCACgaagaaattatttcctattttaaaatttacgtGCCTTCCATtgatgtgtgtatatatagcTCCGAATtttttgacaatttttttggcctGCTAAACGACATCCTGGCCTCCTTTCTGAGCGATGAGAATGCCTCCCCTGTTGACTCGACCAGAATTCTGCAGATTTACGTGCAGACGTTCCGCACGTATTTGAAGTTTGTTCACCTGTACGTGTACCCCGAGGGGTACCTGGTTGAGGAGATTACAAAAAAGATCGTTCACTTCATCGTGGGGAATTTTCGGAAGACGTTTTTGAAATTCACGCAGTCCGAGTCGGGGGGGGCTGTGCACAACGCGGTGATAAACTACTACGAGTACTTCACCACGTTCGTTGAGGAGCACCAGGCGGCCATGCGCCGCCTCGTCCGCCAGCTTTGCAAGGAAGTCGCCCCGGATtgcggtgttagcggtgttagcggtgttagcggcgaAGGCGGTCAGGTTGCCGCAGAAGACGGCGAACGTGGCGAGGTCGCCCAAGTGGCCCAGCACGAGGAGGACTTTCTCGTGCGGCTCTACAAGGAAGCCATCCAGGTGGTGGGCCCCTTCGTGGGCGAGCAGGCCAAGCAGCTGCGCGAAGACAAGTCGGGCGCGATCAAACGGAAAGGAGCAGCAACGCACAAAATTATGGACGCCCTCAGCGTCAGCGTGAATATACTCTCCAATTCACCCCTCCTcatcgggaaaaaaaatatgcttagTAGAATAATAAACGAAGCGACTTTTATGAGCGACGATGTTATGGCAGAGCATGTAGTCAGCCTCAGTGACGCATCCCAATTTGATATGCATTGCTTTGAAGAGGTTAACACAAAAGTGAGCACTTTCGATCGAAATGACATCATGGCGGAAAACAAGttgcacactttttttacCCAATTGGAAGAGGACATCAccaaaataattgaaaaaaaaaaaaaagaaataaatacaaaGGAGATGTTcaattctcctttttttaaattcatcccatttttttctttcacgtTTTGTCACGACACGGAATTCCTTTTGCTCTTCATCAAtgtgtataattttgtttatgaaattatttacaatatgAAGGACCAAATacgaaggaaaaaggaagaaaatgaaaaaaggaggaagcaaaaTTTGGCAGGCATCCACGATGATGAGTCTCGCTATCTCTCCATGAAAGAGGATTTGGACTCCTCCAGTGAAGTCATCCAGTATGTAAAAACTGTCATGATGACTTTCATTCAAATTGTTAATACGTTTGTTAATATTACAAAACTGTATGAGTCCTTTGGGAAGTTCCTTTTCGAAAGAACGTTGGGCCATTTTACCAGCAGAAGTCTGCTGAACGTCATTTCGAAGAGATACCTGAGCAGACGGGGCAAGTACCCTCCCGGGGTCGACCTCAACATTGGCCACGTGCACGCGTATTTCGAGAAGGGGGACTTCCCCACAGTGAACCCTCCGGCGGGGGCGGAGCGCCGTAAGGCGCGGCCAGGAGAGCGGCACGCAGAAGGGGAACGCGCAGAAGAGCGGCACGCAGAAGAGGAGCGCGGAGCGTCGCCAACAGAGCATAACGCAACATCGCCAGCAGAGCAGGAGGCCCCCTCCCCAGATGGTGAACCCCCCCGTGGGGTGGCAGCGGAGGTGCAGGCGGAGGAAAAGCCAAACGAGCCGAACGAGCCGCGCGAGCTGGACGAGCTGGAGTGCGGGAAACACCTGCTGAAGTCGTCCCTGTGCAAATTAAACGACATCAAAAGTACCATTATAAAAAACGTCATTCACTTTGCCCTAATCCCACTGTACGATTACACAAATAGGTACACTGCGAAGGTGGGCGCCCTTCCTcggaaggaagaaacggTGGAGAGTTTAGACCCGGAGGAAAACATCTGCTTCATCGTAGAAACGGTATTCTTGTACATTCACACGTTCCATGAGCACGGGAATAAACACTTGACGGATCTGCTGTTTGAGCAAATTGCGGAGATGTTCCTCTCCTCCGTAGGCAGCATTCGCCACTTGAATGAAAGTGCCCTCCGGCAGCTGCAGGCAGACACGCAGTACTTTATAAACGTTTGCAAAAGATTGAAAGTGAGGAATTacaagcctttttttttgttcagctGCTCCCTTTCTTTTGTTCTCGCGCGAGGGGGCCGAGATGGGGGCCGAGACGGGAGCGGAAACGGGAGCGGAGACGGAATCCGCGGCGATGCTTCAGCTGTGCGCGCGGAGGTGCACGCCTACCTGAGCGAGTGCGCCATGCGGGAGGGGCAGGAGGGAAAAGAACAGGAGCAGGGGCAAGAGCAGGAGCACGAGCAGCGGCAGGAGCAGCGGCAGGAGCGGGGAAGCGCCCACCCTTTTGGCATAACCAGTGACGACGCCGCCACTGCGCAGGCGCATGTCGCGCGGCTCCTGTCGTGCCTGCAGTGA
- a CDS encoding hypothetical protein, conserved (encoded by transcript PVX_099105A), with translation MLNGNTFLQTKRYVWVLANELRSGHIFLHNDKYCEVTEQRQVKQGRLATTNMISFIDLSTLKSSSAKFACQAKVEKIEPVKANVQVQYTDKQKNIVVCLDENYQDIEIPMNLFGISEEHLEPGLQITVFKHDDKIVKVNLPSSLLATLRKK, from the exons ATGTTGAATGGAAACACTTTTTTACAAACCAAAAGATACGTATGGGTGCTAGCGAACGAGTTGAGGAGTGGGCACATATTCCTCCACAATGACAAGTACTGCGAGGTGACTGAACAGAGGCAGGTCAAGCAGGGCCGACTGGCCACGACGAACATG atcTCCTTCATCGACCTGAGCACGCTAAAGAGCTCCTCAGCCAAATTCGCGTGCCAAGcgaaggtggaaaaaatcgAACCCGTCAAAGCAAACGTGCAGGTACAGTACACAgacaagcaaaaaaatatagtcgTCTGTTTGGATGAAAATTATCAAGATATAGAAATCCCTATGAACCTTTTTGGCATTTCGGAGGAGCACCTGGAGCCCGGTTTGCAAATCACGGTGTTCAAGCACGAcgacaaaattgtgaaggtTAATTTGCCTTCATCGCTGCTGGCGACACTGCGAAAGAAATGA
- a CDS encoding elongation factor 1B, putative (encoded by transcript PVX_099095A), whose protein sequence is MASNANLLTVKGEGDYGKLNAFFAEHSYYQNHMLSAMDLKIFNQIKCVVSKDTYPHLYRWYKHIDSLPSYVTDQFKDPSEKGKKAAGSHAPEKKSTPEDDDVDNDIDLFGDSNNDDQNILLEKKKQKEEELKKKKQKEKEKNRSILIIEIKPKSIDTDIAKIPKLVKQKIVDENIKWGEEVKKLPVAFGLYKLHMSCIIYDDFVNTNDLMEKIENIDLENEEDKKKRKLILGLDGEVNGGNSDEEGDDDGANEDDVNYEDVEDDLDFLVQSAEIITFNKL, encoded by the coding sequence ATGGCTAGCAACGCAAATTTATTAACTGTAAAAGGCGAAGGGGACTATGGCAAACTGAACGCCTTTTTCGCCGAGCACTCGTACTACCAAAACCACATGCTAAGTGCCATGGATTTGAAAATCTTTAATCAAATAAAATGTGTGGTAAGTAAAGATACATACCCCCATTTGTACCGTTGGTATAAGCACATCGACTCGTTGCCCAGTTATGTCACAGACCAATTTAAGGATCccagcgaaaaggggaaaaaagctgCAGGTAGCCACGCAccagagaaaaaaagcaccCCAGAAGATGATGATGTTGATAACGATATTGACCTATTCGGGGACAGCAATAATGATGACCAGAACATCCTcttagagaaaaaaaaacagaaagaagaagaattaaagaagaagaagcaaaaggaaaaggagaaaaacagGTCCATTTTAATTATCGAAATAAAGCCCAAATCAATTGACACAGATATTGCTAAAATCCCCAAACTggttaagcaaaaaattgtGGATGAAAATATCAAATGGGGtgaggaagtaaaaaaattacccgTAGCTTTTGGCCTGTACAAACTTCACATGTCATGTATTATCTATGACGACTTTGTCAATACGAATGACTTGATGGAAAAGATAGAAAATATAGATTtggaaaatgaggaggacaagaaaaagaggaagctgATTCTCGGGCTGGATGGAGAGGTAAACGGCGGCAACAGTGACGAAGAGGGCGACGACGATGGGGCTAATGAGGACGACGTGAATTACGAAGACGTGGAGGACGACCTGGACTTCCTGGTGCAGTCGGCCGAGATTATCACCTTCAACAAGTTGTGA
- a CDS encoding hypothetical protein, conserved (encoded by transcript PVX_099090A), producing the protein MWAHEPGKEKIKINAYETSFRLARDKIEAKDWKDHPSLDGESPQVCPQSDATSLGRGNKKLRKFKIVAHGRSHLHGDAQNGNTVERGIRTDYLGDKFSEGHQDGGEVCPDRGEAGKGVNPFVSNEEGVTQGDGSEAGGESINSFTQLGGSEAGGGPTASFPQRTAKESKPHQFLKTLYELIGEKRDISEETANGLIEQMKEIIQMEKNLKMVFLLLHTMSKLVCIHELVGKLSSEIVKVQDSELLSIIFRIMVNCHYTDGELLHVLVNKLKEHIKLGTCTTLAISNSFYSFAMLHRENLIQLEDIPMGEIIQIIGNYYSSFSHAELFEIIEASPHFSLSKEKSRNGEVGQTGKAYQHVYKNLTKLLHKIGNYLVGENIAKSAPFKEIKKVLYAYAKNRTYHEKLLLHLYPPVLKRIKWYNGDLRRGDELGSSRAACAESTEEQKEIPPLISEAAQNVTDVLYAYSKFSMYIDELYNEILLLLQHVYRYMGCSELSQCLISLTKVHCNVRILLSKIHMERFNVQVKMYRNFFANCTPIDLMNYLLSYSKNLYFEREVYDIIGDFLLRERKINSLEGSDLINIVHAYSKIYYLNGKVFSAVDNILCARLDNNSNYLSPEEAIKYLNSCAKLSYKNEKIIYRIIEVIHRSNFVNMEIFELFKMLKSVKRLHVPFDRLETHIRMLVPNVTFDFGAYSNHYYRAPKDLHVRRKKWVW; encoded by the coding sequence ATGTGGGCCCATGAGccgggaaaagaaaaaattaaaattaatgctTATGAAACGTCCTTTCGGTTGGCGAGAGACAAAATTGAAGCAAAAGATTGGAAGGACCACCCATCGCTCGATGGAGAGTCCCCCCAAGTGTGTCCACAAAGTGATGCTACCTCCTTaggaaggggaaacaaaaaattaaggaagtTCAAAATAGTTGCACATGGGAGGAGTCACCTCCATGGggatgcacaaaatgggaacaccGTCGAAAGGGGCATCAGGACCGATTACCTAGGTGATAAGTTTTCTGAGGGGCATCAAGACGGAGGGGAGGTTTGCCCTGATAGGGGTGAGGCGGGTAAGGGGGTCAACCCGTTTGTGTCCAACGAAGAGGGAGTTACCCAGGGGGATGGAAGCGAAGCAGGTGGAGAATCGATCAACTCGTTTACTCAACTGGGTGGAAGCgaagcaggggggggacccaCCGCCTCGTTCCCCCAGCGTACCGCCAAAGAGAGCAAACCACAccagtttttaaaaaccctATACGAACTGATCGGAGAGAAAAGGGACATCTCCGAGGAGACAGCAAATGGGCTAATAGAACAAATGAAGGAGATCATCCAGATGGAAAAGAACTTAAAAATGGTGTTTCTTCTCCTGCACACCATGAGTAAGCTGGTATGTATCCACGAATTGGTGGGGAAGTTATCCTCAGAGATAGTGAAAGTACAGGACAGCGAATTGCTCTCCATCATTTTCCGCATAATGGTTAATTGCCATTACACGGATGGAGAATTACTGCACGTCCTGGTGAATAAGCTGAAGGAGCACATCAAATTAGGGACATGCACAACGTTAGCCATAAGTAACTCCTTTTACAGCTTTGCCATGTTGCACAGAGAGAACTTAATCCAATTGGAAGACATCCCTATGGGGGAGATCATCCAAATAATTGGCAACTATTACAGCTCCTTTTCTCATGCAGAGCTGTTTGAAATTATTGAGGCgtctccccatttttcacTCTCCAAGGAGAAATCacgaaatggggaagtggGCCAAACGGGTAAGGCATACCAACatgtgtataaaaatttaaccaaattgctacacaaaattgggaaCTACTTAGTAGGAGAAAACATCGCCAAAAGTGCGCCCTTTAAGGAGATAAAGAAGGTCCTATACGCATATGCCAAGAATAGGACGTACCACGAGAAACTGCTCCTCCATTTATACCCCCCTGTATTGAAGAGAATAAAGTGGTACAATGGGGATCTCCGCCGGGGGGACGAATTGGGCAGCTCCCGAGCAGCGTGTGCAGAGTCAACGGAGGAACAGAAGGAAATCCCTCCACTGATCAGCGAAGCAGCGCAAAACGTGACGGATGTCCTCTACGCATACAGCAAATTTAGCATGTACATAGATGAGCTGTATAACGaaattttgctcctcctgcaGCATGTGTATAGATATATGGGCTGCTCAGAATTATCCCAATGTTTAATATCGTTAACAAAGGTGCATTGCAATGTGAGGATCCTGCTGTCCAAAATTCACATGGAAAGATTTAACGTGCAGGTGAAAATGTACAGAAATTTTTTCGCCAACTGTACTCCAATCGATTTAATGAATTATCTCCTAAGTTacagtaaaaatttatatttcgAACGGGAGGTATATGACATCATTGGGGATTTCCTCCTTCGTGAAAGGAAGATCAACTCGCTGGAAGGAAGTGACCTGATCAATATCGTTCATGCGTATAGCAAAATTTATTACCTGAACGGCAAGGTGTTTTCTGCGGTGGATAATATTTTGTGTGCAAGGCTGGACAACAACTCGAATTATTTGTCCCCCGAGGAGGCAATAAAGTACTTAAATTCGTGTGCAAAATTGTCgtataaaaacgaaaagatcATTTACAGAATTATTGAAGTTATCCATAGGagcaattttgttaatatggAAATTTTTGAGCTGTTTAAAATGCTCAAAAGTGTGAAAAGGCTGCACGTGCCATTCGATCGCTTGGAGACGCACATCCGGATGCTCGTGCCCAACGTCACCTTCGACTTCGGCGCGTACAGCAACCATTACTACCGGGCCCCCAAGGACCTCCACGTGCGCAGAAAGAAGTGGGTGTGGTAG
- a CDS encoding hypothetical protein, conserved (encoded by transcript PVX_099107A) — translation MMLPFFCLGLILQLYVGCFNVKKKITVTYQWGRAANRKEVKSNAFLVRRQLFKFKKFRAYSSDHGEGEPSIDAAEKGANNGATNGATNRAKNTLREFYHRNCSRLRKTLELVKSGLTSIQDNLMSNSLASQLAISVSFFLLHFYMLSRHFLILFPYQLIPNHSNILMSLDLNNTLFFLMSIFFFKRFKAHFHSFKQRLQLNRFTIKLQENKRKNILSVCFLLIASYVLSGYVSIYTERILTLCKLFSRPLSDNVVKSLQILTGHFIWVACSIVVFKQLLYPYFLNNESNLNLRHKDSWFFEVIYGYVFSHFVFSVVDLANNFIINRFMGEAEDEMYVDNSIDDIVSGREFVSTLLCIISPCFSAPFFEEFIYRFFVLKSLNLFMHIHYAVTFSSLFFAIHHLNIFNLLPLFFLSFLWSYIYIYTDNILVTMLIHSFWNIYVFLSSLYS, via the exons ATgatgcttccttttttttgccttggCCTAATTCTGCAGTTGTACGTCGGGTGCTTcaacgtgaaaaaaaagataacgGTGACATACCAGTGGGGAAGAGCAGCGAACAGGAAGGAAGTTAAGTCGAACGCATTTCTAGTGAGGAGGCAActctttaaatttaaaaaatttcgagcCTATTCATCAGACCATGGGGAGGGAGAGCCTTCCATCGATGCAGCAGAGAAGGGGGCGAATAATGGAGCAACTAATGGGGCAACTAATCGGGCAAAGAACACCCTGCGCGAGTTTTACCATCGGAATTGCAGCCGGTTGAGGAAGACACTCGAATTAGTGAAAAGTGGTCTTACCTCCATTCAGGATAACTTAATGTCAAATTCGCTAGCTagccagctagccatttctgtgtcgttttttcttctccactTTTATATGCTCTCTCGCCacttcctcattttattcCCCTACCAGTTAATTCCAAACCATTCCAACATTTTGATGAGCCTGGACTTGAACAATACGCTCTTTTTCTtaatgtccattttttttttcaaacgttTCAAGGCCCACTTTCACAGCTTCAAGCAGAGGCTGCAGTTGAACCGGTTCACCATCAAGCTACAGGAGAATAAGCGGAAAAACATCCTCTCCGTCTGCTTCCTCTTGATTGCGTCCTACGTTTTATCGG GATATGTGTCCATATACACGGAGCGCATCTTGACGCTCTGTAAACTGTTCAGTCGGCCCCTCTCCGATAACGTGGTGAAGTCGCTACAG ATCCTGACCGGGCACTTCATATGGGTAGCGTGCAGCATCGTCGTGTTTAAGCAGTTGCTTTACCCCTACTTCCTAAACAATGAAAGCAATTTGAATTTGCGCCACAAGGACAGCTGGTTCTTTGAGGTAATCTATGGGTACGTCTTTTCCCACTTCGTATTCAGCGTTGTGGATTTGGcgaacaattttataataaaccGTTTCATGGGGGAGGCGGAGGATGAAATGTACGTGGACAACAGCATAGACGACATTGTTAGCGGAAGAGAGTTTGTTTCAACTCTGTTGTGCATTATTAGTCCCTGTTTTagtgcgcctttttttgaggaatttatttatcgtttttttgtGCTGAAGAGTTTGAATTTGTTCATGCATATACATTACGCCGTTacgttttcttccctttttttcgcaattCACCATTTGAACATCTTTAACTTGCTTCCCTTGTTTTTCCTGTCCTTCTTATGGTCCtacatttacatatacaCGGACAACATTCTCGTCACTATGCTTATTCACTCGTTCTGGAACatttacgtttttttgtcctccctctacagctag